A single genomic interval of Lathyrus oleraceus cultivar Zhongwan6 chromosome 7, CAAS_Psat_ZW6_1.0, whole genome shotgun sequence harbors:
- the LOC127103785 gene encoding uncharacterized protein LOC127103785, giving the protein MAPTRLLLQNQSQRSNETFKEYAQHWREMAFMVRPTLFDNELVDIFMGTLQGLYYDKMIGSSSTNFSDMVTVGENVENGLKSGKITDTTAPESTNKRSHGGFANKKEGEESAMTASARPQYQFPMAPMSYYPYPYVAAVQYQQPPFQYQPQKGNQQSTPAHKNMNQQYNRDNKGQNQGQNNRSNFGNRPLFDKILVRYAELVPYLIHVGAILPRELPTSSPAFNHSHNPNATCAFHTGYIEHSIKDCWALKKRTQELTDQEIMSFSEEKPNVKTNPLPNHGGATVNAVIEEENAESILRAEKVKTPMSVMLQRLEQFWLLEGVHDDCAVCKFDPDNCDKLRGCV; this is encoded by the coding sequence ATGGCTCCGACAAGGCTTCTATTACAGAATCAGTCTCAAAGATCTAatgaaaccttcaaggagtatgctcaacATTGGCGCGAAATGGCGTTTATGGTCCGACCCACATTATTTGACAACGAATTGGTAGATATCTTCATGGGTACACTGCAAGGGTTGTATTATGATAAGATGATTGGAAGTTCGTCAACAAATTTTTCTGATATGGTAACTGTTGGGGAGAATGTAGAGAATGGGCTGAAATCGGGGAAAATCACAGACACAACCGCACCGGAGTCAACAAACAAGAGGTCGCATGGGGGCTTCGCAAATAAGAAGGAGGGGGAGGAAAGCGCTATGACGGCGAGTGCTCGCCCCCAATATCAATTTCCGATGGCCCCTATGTCATATTACCCCTACCCATACGTCGCCGCAGTTCAATATCAGCAACCGCCATTCCAATACCAACCGCAGAAAGgtaatcaacaatcaacaccgGCACATAAAAATATGAACCAACAATATAATCGTGACAACAAAGGACAAAATCAAGGTCAGAACAATAGAAGCAATTTTGGTAACCGTCCCCTATTTGATAAGATCCTAGTACGGTATGCAGAGTTGGTGCCGTATCTGATCCACGTAGGGGCCATCTTACCAAGAGAACTCCCAACATCCTCTCCTGCCTTTAATCACAGTCACAATCCTAATGCCACGTGCGCTTTTCACACAGGGTATATAGAACACTCCATCAAGGACTGTTGGGCTCTCAAAAAGAGGACCCAAGAGTTAACTGATCAAGAGATCATGTCGTTCTCCGAGGAAAAGCCCAACGTGAAGACTAATCCCTTGCCAAACCATGGTGGCGCAACAGTCAATGCTGTGATCGAAGAAGAAAATGCTGAATCTATACTAAGGGCTGAAAAGGTGAAGACTCCGATGTCCGTTATGTTACAGAGACTTGAACAATTTTGGTTGCTAGAAGGTGTACATGATGATTGTGCAGTGTGCAAGTTTGATCCGGACAATTGCGACAAGCTGAGGGGTTGTGTGTAA